Sequence from the Cucurbita pepo subsp. pepo cultivar mu-cu-16 chromosome LG02, ASM280686v2, whole genome shotgun sequence genome:
TATTTGTGTGGATGAACAAGCTATAGGGGTGGCTGATGGTGTGGGTGGTTGGGCAGATCTTGGTGTTGATGCTGGACAGTATTCCCGAGAACTCATGTCTAATTCAGTTAATGCAGTTCAAGAGGAGCCCAAGGGCTCAATTGATCCAGCTAGAGTCTTGGAGAAGGCTCACTCGAAAACAAAAGCCAAAGGCTCCTCCACTGCTTGTATCATAGCGCTTACAGAACAAGTATGTTGTTTCACTTGAGACCATCATTCTTTGTAAGTTCAAATATAGGCAAGTTGTTTTAGGTTTTGAAAGTTGGGAGTCTGATCTTATTTTATCAAGACCAAACTCtctgttttcaattttcagaTCCTTGATTTGTTgtttcattataatttttctttctttgaccAAAATAATTTCTGGAGGTTTCTATTTAAGTATAGCCTAAGTCGTCCTAGTTTGATCTTTTGGATGGAATATATAACAAGAGAAGAACTCTTTGATGTCTTCTAGTGCTTGCtacaacatttaaaattttcccaTAGTTTAGTGAGGTGGAGCTTGATACTTCcctatataatataattatatctaTCAATAATTTTAGCTGGTTTCTGTGCAAGTACTTGCTCATATCTCgtgtagtttttatttttatttttactttttattgcAGGGGCTCCATGCAATCAATTTAGGAGACAGTGGATTTATGGTCGTTAGAGACGGATGCACAATATTCAGATCTCCTGTGCAGCAGCATGATTTTAACTTCACCTTTCAATTGGAGAGTGGAAACAATGGCGATTTACCTAGCTCTGGACAGGTCAGTATTCTCACCAGCTTCTCTGTGTCTGTAGTTGTCGTTCCCGTTCCTGGTACTTTTGTTTGTACCTACAGTAGTTGCTTCGTGATTTTTCCGAACGAGAGAGAGTAGAGTTAGCAACCTCCCAAAATTGAGAGTATTGGAATTTCTTGGCAATAACCTTAACTTGATGATGATGGGATTATCAAAACTGATTCAGGTCTTCTCCGTCCCTGTTGCTCCTGGAGATGTCATAATTGCTGGCACTGATGGACTCTTTGATAACTTGTACAACAACGAGATCACCGCAGTGGTGGTTCATGCCATGAGAGCTGGCTTAGGCTCTCAGGTGACTGCCCAGAAGATAGCTGCTCTTGCACGCCAGCGAGCTCAAGATAAAGACCGACAAACACCTTTCTCCACTGCTGCTCAAGATGCTGGGTTTCGGTACTACGGAGGCAAGCTTGACGACATTACCGTCGTCGTGTCATATGTTGCCAgctccaacgacaagtgagtgTCCTGAACGTCTTCTCGCATACTTTCATCCCCACGTTTCTGTATATAATCTTTGCAGCATATAAACATTGACATTGCTTATTGTATCAAAGCATTTCATTGAACTATCTCAACTCTTTACATGTTGAAGAGTGGATGACCTCTTTTGTAAGTGAAAAAAATCAGGGGCGTGAGCCATCCCCAGGTTTGAGCGGTTGTTTCTCTGCTTTCTACTTCCATCTGAATCCTTTCTGTGCTCATCTGATACATTAAGTGAACGAACAAGACCAATGCtaaggctttttttttttttttttttttttNttttttttttttttttttttttttttttttttttttttttttttttttggtttttccatCCCTGTTTTCTTAGCGAGAAATGGTGTTCTTGTTTGGAATATGATTTTTGGTCAAATGGGTAATTGTGAACTAGCGGATCCAACGGGTGGCTTCGAGCGTGTGGATAATTCCCACACGCCATtgctaaaatgaaaaaaaaaaatatttaattttctggtgatttaataaaatattgttcaaaatttaattgtgATGTATAGAAAGATATCTTCACGTCTGAATTAGGGTCGGAAGCGACACTTTTTCGTACTTTGaatttaaacacttttattattacttgaatatgttaaattgaaataaataaataaataaatacggTATTGTTATTTGGAAAGTTCTAAAAGTTGACTTTCTTTCcattaaccatttttttaatatataaaaaaacctCAAATTCCAACGTTGACTTTAAGAAGTAGGGATAGAGAGGGGTTAATCTTTGATAGGTAGCTTTCAAGGAGGGGcataaatggaaaagaaaaaagagagcaCACGTTTGTCCTCAACCAGGCCCAGGCCCAGGCCCATCTGGTTCCCATTTTCTTACCCTTTCTGCACCAAACCAAGACAAAATAGAAGTCATAGTCATACGCCtctcctctcttctttctctctcattccaGTTCCGACGACCAAAATTTCTGGTGCTTTAAGGTAACAGAAAACAGtcccattttctttatttatggaATTGTAACGATCCCTTCCTTCTACTTCAAGGGAATGCCAAATCTCTAATTCCTAAAACATTCTCTGGTTGTTTCCCCTTGAAGTCTATACTCTCCTGCTTCACTCACTCCCCAACTGCGCCTGATTTCTCCATGGCCGGCCGTAAAGACAAAGCTCAGTCTGCCCGCGTCTCTCGAATCGTCATCGCCATCGCAATCGGAGTTCTTGTTGGCTGTCTTTTTGCTTTCTTGTATCCTCATGGACTTTTCGCCTCTGATCTGCCTGTCCAAAACCGTCGCCTCGCCAAATCCGAGTTTCTGGTTTGTTGCTTGTTGCCCTAATTCCTGTTTCTGAATTTCTATACCGATTTCaattgtcatttattttttattttagcgAAATGAACCCGAATTGACATGTATGTTTTGAGGTTTCAAGTGTTTCGGATTGTACTTTATTGttctataatttatatatctttGAGAGGAGttcgatttcttttttttccttttactgTTTGTCTTTTCTTCTTGAGCGatgaaattcataatcaattctttgattaattattttggcGTTCTTTTAAAGATTTGTGGGTAGTGTGAGCACTGTGGTAGCTAGATCAATTCTTCTGTTGGTgttgttttcattttagtttGACTTGTATGTTCATGATTTGGTTTGTGCATTTCTTTTGAATCTATACTCTTTAGAAGATGTTAGTTTCAGTTTAATGACCTTAAAAAGTTTTAGGTTTCATTTACTCgctaaattaaatcaaaacatATCTATGTGCCAAAATATCACATTATCTAACGAACTTATCCAGTTGATATCTAGCTTAATTGAGTTTTGATGGAATCGTTGGACTTTTGGAGATTCTGGAGGAAAATTTTCGTATATCTTCTATTtcctaacttttttttcttacacaGGTTCAGTCTTCTTCTCCTTGCGAATCGTCGGAGCGGTTCAAGATGCTTAAAGGCCACGTCGTTTCAATATTAGAGAAGAACTCCCAGTTGGAGAAGCGTATAAAGGATCTAACAGGGGAACTGAGGATTGTGGAACAAACAAAAGATCATGCTCAGAAGCAATATTTGGCGCTCAGTGAAAATCACAAGGCTGGTCCATTTGGTACTGTCAAAGGTCTTAGAACCAACCCTACCGTAATCCCTGATGAATCTGTAAACCCTCGATTGGCGAAGCTCCTGGAGAAAGTTGCTATCCAGAGGGAGCTGATTGTGACACTCGCGAATTCTAATGTACAACCCATGCTGGAGGTTTGGTTTACGAGTATCCAGAAGGTCGGTATACCGAATTATTTAGTTGTGGCTCTGGATGACCAGACGGAAGAATTCTGCAAATCCCATAATGTTCCTGTCTACACGAGAGATCCAGACAAGAGTGTTGATTTAATCGGAAAGGAAGGAGGCAACCACCAAGTCTCGGCATTGAAGTTTCGGATTTTGAGGGAGTTCTTGCAACTTGGATACAGTGTTCTTCTCTCAGACGTCGATATAGTCTACTTACAGAATCCTTTCGATCATCTTTACCGGGATTCAGATGTGGAGTCGATGAGTGATGGTCACAGCAATATGACAGCTTATGGATACAACGATGTATTTGATGAACCTGCCATGGGCTGGGCTAGATATGCACACACTATGAGAATATGGGTTTACAACTCTGGTTTCTTCTACATTAGGCCTACACTGCCTTCGTTTGAGCTTTTGGATCGTGTCGCGACTCGGCTTTCTCAAGAAAAAGCATGGGACCAAGCTGTTTTTAACGAGGAACTCTTTTATCCTTCTCGTCCTGGACGTGATGGACTTCATGCCTCCAAGAGAACCATGGATATGTATCTTTTCATGAACAGTAAGGTACTCTTCAAGACTGTTCGTAAGGACCCGAAACTCAGACAGTTGAAACCCGTCATTGTTCATATTAATTACCATCCCGACAAGTATCCAAGAATGAAAGCAGTCGTCGAATTCTACGTGAACGGTCAGCAAAATGCTCTGGATTCGTTCCCAGATGGTTCTGAATGATGAACCTCTCTTCCAGCACATCATCACAATACTAAGTCCCATGAGCAAACATTGCGACCATTGTTTTGCACAATTCAGCTGCTCTACAAGGAAGATTCATTTTATCATCCCttcagaaaaaagaaaaaaaacactgCAGATGATTCACTGTTATTCCTTTTTCCAAGGTTTTTGTCGATGTACTTCTGTAAGAACATTTGTAACGATATAGCTAAAGTTGAGAAACTTATCTTCTGCAAAAGGAAATTTCATGGTCTTTCCATGTGTGCTTAAGACTCTGCTTATGCGTGTAATGTGCCCATAATGTGCCACTGACAATCTCAACTGTTATGACAGCTTGTCTTTCCTAAACTTTGGCTGTCTGTGGGGACTTCTGAATTAATGAACATCACAGAAATTTCAGATTAATTGTCACCAAGGGAATTTTAATTGGCTGATGCGGATGCTCTGCGCAGCCTAACTCCAAAAGGCCAGCCTAATGATCCTTATTTAATTGGCTTGGAGCTTTTCTCTTATCCGAATTTCTCCAACGGCTTGTGTGGCTCTGTCTTCAACCCCACTTTCTGTCTTCTTCTGTGTTTTCGTTTTCAATAAGCTCCTCCGCTAAATCCttgttctatttttcttcACCTTCCTTTGCAGCTGTTTCGAGAGATTCTGAGTGAACCCATGAAAGAAACTCGCGGGTTCTCCGTTCCCGCCATTTGTTAGTTGAAATTGGAGCGGCTGAAGGAAGTTTAGATGGGGCGTTGTTAAAGGGAAAGAGAATGGAGAAATCGTCGCAGAGGGAGAACATCCTTTTGGGTTATTCGCTTCAGAGATCATTCACGAATCATTCTTCATCGCCGAGATCTCCGAATCGGGACTCCGACGATGTTGATTTTCACGACGTGTTCGGTGGCCCTCCGAGAAGGCGGTCGTCGGCTCATGAAACGCGGTACAGCTTCTCGGAAACGGCGGGTTCCTTCGCATTGAAAGGCGGCGGCGATAACGCACCGCCGGGCCGGAGTAGTTCCTGGTCCTGTTTGAATGAGATACCGGTGTTCGGAGAAGACAGTCCTCACGGGCGAAGATTTTCGAGCAATGATTTTTACGATGATATCTTTAAGGGCGATGAATCCGCGACTCCTCCTCGCCGGCATGAACTTGACATTTTCTCTTCGGTTCCTGGTTCGAGGGTCTCAAGTCCTGCTAGGCAACTTCCGCCGCCGGCAGAGCCATTCGGAAGTTCTTCCCTCCCAGCAGAATTAAGGTTCTTCTTCCCTTAGCATCCATTTCTTGATTTGGAAATGGGTTTCACCCCAGAATTTTATTGGCGGATGATTTTCTTAGCTTTGATGAATGCTTCTTTCATGTGCATTGGGTATTTGTTAATATCTTGCTTCTGGTTCTTCTGGTTTGTGCCAGCCTACCATCTAGATTGGCTAAAGGGACTGATCTGCCAGCGTTGGGGTCGAACAATTCGAGCCCCTTAAGAAACAAGGTTGTTGTGTCAAATGGAAGCCATACAAATGCTTCTAGGTTCACTCTGTCTAGATTTTCTTCCAGCACTTCGAGCCATCGTTTCGAGGATCTTAAAAGTGATCACAATTTGTTGGATCGGCCTGGCATTCTGTCATCTGAATTCCAACCTCTTAGCAGCGCCGAGATGCCATCCTTCAGAAAGTCCGATAATGCGTCGAATAGGAACAGTTCAACGAAGGGAGAAGATAGTGTAGAAGATTCAAATGGTGGTGGTCAGTTTCAATTCCATTTCTCAATTTACAAATGGGCAAGCAAAGGGGTGCCTCTAATGATGCCACTGAGAGGAGGGAACGGATCGAGTTTAAGAGAGAAGACTTTGCTTAGGAGAAGCTCAAGCTCGACGAATAGAGTCGTGAAGGAGATGAATGAAAAGCCTGATCGAAGTTTTGAGGAAAAACTTTCATCTGCACCTTCAGCTAACTTGAGCAGACAAAGTTCTCGTAAGGATGTCGACGCTGATAACATCACTCAGCCAGCAAAGCTCGAGAAAGTTTCGAGTGAAAAagcagagaaaaaaatgagttcGACGACAAATGAAGATCGAAAGCATGTGGCTAAATCTCTAAGTTCCTTCCTTCTCTACAGTGATGGTGAACAAAGTACGTCCTGCCACGAGAGTTTCGTTTATTTCATGCTTGTATTATCTGTTTCTCACAACTAGTTTCGTTTCGTGCAGGTGAAGATGGGATATCGGAAGAGTTTCGACAAGGAGACATCGCGGCGAAAAGTGACAAGAAATCAGCAAATCTTTCTGAGTTAACTAGTAGCTCAAAGAAACTGGACAAACAAACTTCACTGAGAAAttcaaaagtgaaaaatcCAAGTTTCCTAAGCTCAGACACGGAATCTCGACAAAACATTGACAGAAAGAAAGCTGGTGGAAGAATCTCGGAGTTCGTCAAGATTTTCAACCACGAACCTGCATCGAAATCCCGAGACGTAGTTGATTTGGGAAATGATAGCTCTACAAGGAAGCAGGAAAGTGCTTCAAAAGCTCAAACACAGGCAACTGTCAATAAAATAAGCAAGGAAGAGAAATCCAAGTTGAATCACAATACAGATGCTTCCATCAAGGTAGATGATGTTTCCAAGCAGTCGGTGCATGTTCACTCTATAGCTGCTAGCTACACTAATAGCTCTACTTCTTCGAAAGAGGGTAGTGCAGCACCCAACACTGGTCAGTCCTGCATCTGTGCTgtgttcttcatatttttctttttcgagtGCGTACTCGATCATCCATTGCATAACATATTTATTTCTCGATATCAGTTCATGTTCATAATGTCTCCAAGTCTACAGTTCCAGATGTGGAGGAGCTGTTCCAAGAGAATTTCTCAGTATGTTTATCCTTATCAAAATTATGCGTCGGTATGGAAAGTGGTCGAACTCTTTGTATCGAAAGCTAATGATCTAATGAGCTAATTGGGTTGGTTTTTGAATAGGTAAAAGAGTTACCACAAGACTATGAGGATTCGAGAGAATCGGATAATGTTCGTGAAGAATTACAAGTAATGCATCTCCCATTAAATACATGTATTGTGGTTATTGCAGCTCATGAGGACGTAAACTGTTGAGACCGTCTTATAATGCAGGATATCGATACCAAAATACGACAATGGTCGAAAGGGAAGGAAGGGAATATACGTTCGCTACTGTCAACTTTGCAATATGTGAGTCTGTTGTCTTATAAACTCTGTTGGTTGTCTTGCTTCATAAATTAGAACGTAGTTCGTTCTTGAGGTCCACGCTCGATATTTTTCAGTTTCTATAAACCGTTCTTGGTTGTGTGCGTGCAAGGTTCTTTGGCCTAAGAGCGGATGGAAACCTGTTCCTCTCGTCGATATAATCGAAGGAAATGCAGTCAAAAGATCTTATCAGAAAGCTTTGTTATACCTACACCCTGATAAGCTACAACAGAAGGGTGCTTCAGCAGATCAAAAATATATTGCAGCAaaagtttttgaaatattgCAGGTATTCAAGTTCAATTCTACATACGGTTCTTCTGTTGATTGTCTCGTCTTTAGACCGAAACTGATATTTTGGATGTTTTAAAGAGTCGGGATTTCTGAAGTTTTGAACGTCTTAAACGAGGGTAGGTATTGAAACCTTTTAACATTTAGAATCGAGAGCTGTGCTTGGCTCggatttttgaagttttgaacGTTTTAAACGAGGGTAGGTATTGAAACGTTTAACGTTTAAGATCGAGAGGTATGCTTGGCTGGGATTAATCTGGTTCTtgttgttatatatatatatcttaatcaaAGTGTTTGAATTCATGTAGGAGGCTTGGGCTCATTTCAATACACTGGGAggattatgatatgacatcACAGCATTATAGGTGACACAAAGAAGTGTCCATATAAAGCCTTTTTAAATTGtcatttatatttgtatacataaaaaaataaaaaataaaaataataattaaaatattttcttgtgTTAACAATTATACAATAATTCAAAGTATGGGCCTTTGCTTCATGGGCTTTGACATATATGAATTTGATGGGCTTGGCAGAAGcccattaaattttgaaagaaaaaaagtgtaaAAGATTTTTAGTGGAGGTAGCCGTTGGTTACCCACTGCCACTATTGATGGTTCTTTTTGTGGTTTTCTGGTGAGGGGTGAGGaacttttggattcttttcaAAACGGTCACCGAAGTTGGGGAATGGAATGGAATGGCCATATACAACGCGACACGTTCCTTTTTCCACGTCACCGACTGACTGTGACGCCTTGCCTAAGCTTTCCCCAATTTTGCCCCTTCCACGTGTTTCGAAGTCACgaccttttccatttttattttatttatttatttatttaaatgttggATTTCcactatttaaataataagttGTGTCGTTCATTCGATTTTT
This genomic interval carries:
- the LOC111787799 gene encoding arabinosyltransferase RRA2-like, with translation MAGRKDKAQSARVSRIVIAIAIGVLVGCLFAFLYPHGLFASDLPVQNRRLAKSEFLVQSSSPCESSERFKMLKGHVVSILEKNSQLEKRIKDLTGELRIVEQTKDHAQKQYLALSENHKAGPFGTVKGLRTNPTVIPDESVNPRLAKLLEKVAIQRELIVTLANSNVQPMLEVWFTSIQKVGIPNYLVVALDDQTEEFCKSHNVPVYTRDPDKSVDLIGKEGGNHQVSALKFRILREFLQLGYSVLLSDVDIVYLQNPFDHLYRDSDVESMSDGHSNMTAYGYNDVFDEPAMGWARYAHTMRIWVYNSGFFYIRPTLPSFELLDRVATRLSQEKAWDQAVFNEELFYPSRPGRDGLHASKRTMDMYLFMNSKVLFKTVRKDPKLRQLKPVIVHINYHPDKYPRMKAVVEFYVNGQQNALDSFPDGSE
- the LOC111787798 gene encoding J domain-containing protein required for chloroplast accumulation response 1-like; amino-acid sequence: MEKSSQRENILLGYSLQRSFTNHSSSPRSPNRDSDDVDFHDVFGGPPRRRSSAHETRYSFSETAGSFALKGGGDNAPPGRSSSWSCLNEIPVFGEDSPHGRRFSSNDFYDDIFKGDESATPPRRHELDIFSSVPGSRVSSPARQLPPPAEPFGSSSLPAELSLPSRLAKGTDLPALGSNNSSPLRNKVVVSNGSHTNASRFTLSRFSSSTSSHRFEDLKSDHNLLDRPGILSSEFQPLSSAEMPSFRKSDNASNRNSSTKGEDSVEDSNGGGQFQFHFSIYKWASKGVPLMMPLRGGNGSSLREKTLLRRSSSSTNRVVKEMNEKPDRSFEEKLSSAPSANLSRQSSRKDVDADNITQPAKLEKVSSEKAEKKMSSTTNEDRKHVAKSLSSFLLYSDGEQSEDGISEEFRQGDIAAKSDKKSANLSELTSSSKKLDKQTSLRNSKVKNPSFLSSDTESRQNIDRKKAGGRISEFVKIFNHEPASKSRDVVDLGNDSSTRKQESASKAQTQATVNKISKEEKSKLNHNTDASIKVDDVSKQSVHVHSIAASYTNSSTSSKEGSAAPNTVHVHNVSKSTVPDVEELFQENFSVKELPQDYEDSRESDNVREELQDIDTKIRQWSKGKEGNIRSLLSTLQYVLWPKSGWKPVPLVDIIEGNAVKRSYQKALLYLHPDKLQQKGASADQKYIAAKVFEILQEAWAHFNTLGGL